From Nocardia sp. NBC_00416:
GCGGAGACGGGATCCTCGACCTCGATCGCGACTCGTGGTGGCGCCCAGGACTGCCGGGAAGGGTAGCCGCCGGGAGCGGTCAGGAACGGGCCGGCCGCACGGATATGGGGTAGTGCGGGATCGGATCGCGCGCGATCGACCAGCGGCCAGATCTCATCGGGAGCCCAACCCAGATCCAGCACGGTCGTCACGCCCGCGGCCAGCAACTGTTCCGGTCGGATCATTGCGGCGTGCACGTGATGGTCGGTGAGCCCGGGCAGCAGCACCCCGTCGACATGCGTTCGAGTTACGGCGCTCGGTGCATCCCTGGACGGCCCGATCCAGCCGATCTCGCTGCCGCGCACGCCGACTGCGGTGGGTCCGGCCAGTGTTCGCTCCCCCAGCCACGCGGCGTCGGCGGTGAGGAGGAGATCAAAGATCATGCGGTTTCACCAGTTCGGGAAAGTACAGCGCGTCGATGGTCCGGCTGAGGTATCCCGCACCCGAGGTTCCGCCGGTTCCCGGCGCGTCGGCGATATGCTTCCGGACGATCTCGAGGTGCCGCTGCCGCCACAGCCGCAGGTATGCGTCGATGCCCGAAAGTTGCTCGCAGATCTCGTATTCGACACCGTGATGCCCCGCGGCATAGATGCCCTGGAATACCCCGAGCAATTCCGGGGTCGTCTCACGGCCGCAGCGCCAATCCCGTTCGAGATAGCTCTCCGGCACCGCGTGACCGCGCCGGTGCAGATAGCCGATCAGCTCATCGAACAGACTCGGACCGGCCGAATACTCCGGGGCGATATCTTGCCAACCGGAATGTCGTTTTCCGAGAAGGAATTCCAGCGCCCGATACTGTTCGGAAAACATCCCGGACGCGGGGCCGAGAAACGGCCGTATACGGTGAAAAGCGGTGGGAGTCAATGTGTCCAGCACCAGCCATTGATTGTCCAGCAGCAGCAAGATCTGCTGGGCGCGTGCCAGCGCGGGCAACACGGGCCCGTCCGTGCGGAACGCCTCTCGTGTCGCGGTCAGCTCGTGCAGGAGCAGCTTGAACCACAACTCGGTCGCCTGGTGGAAGATGATGAAGAGCATCTCGTCGTGCTCTGCCGGTTGCGTGCGGATCCGCTGCGCATCGAGTATCCGCGCCAAACCTAGGTACTCCACATAGGCTGACCTGCCCTCATCAGTACCCACAGCGGATTCCGCCCCTCTGGATCCGAGCCCACTGAGACGTCGGCCACACCGAGGCGGGCGGCAGAACGCGACCGCGCGGCCGACTGCCGGTCGGGTCCCGGCGGGCCGGCACACCGGTCGCTCCCGGGCGGTCTCGAGGAGGTGGTGGCGCCGCCTCTCGTCGCCGCGACAGACCGAGGTGGGCAATCCGCACGAATTCGACTGATATAGGCGGTGATTCGGAAGTTCGGGCCGCCGCTCGAGGATCGGAGAATCCGTGCCGACCTTCTGAATAAGCCCCGTGGAATTCGAATCCGTCCGGCCGACGAATCGGTGAAGTCGGCACTGGGCACTCCTCAACATTTGACGCTCTATGGGCATTCAAGCAGGCGAGTAATAAGAATCGGCGGCGAAAACTTCCCACGGCTGGGCATTCGACTAGCGGAACGGACATCGCCGACCGCCGGAACTTCCGCACGATAATTCCGCGCAACCAGGCGTGCGCTGTCCGTTTGCCGAGCCGTCACCACGAGCGGACCGGGGCGCCCGCTCGAGCCGCCGACGGGCGCCACTGCAGTACCCGGCCCAGCGTGCGTTGCCTCGACAGCGGACCACGACGCCGGTAAGCATTGGCGAATGGGTAACCGCCGAGACCAGATCAAGCGCGTAGCCGCGGGGCTCTTCGTCGAGCACGGAGTGGCGGGTACCAGCGTGCGCGATATCGCCGAGGGCGTCGGCATGCTGTCCGGCAGCCTCTACCATCATTTCCCGTCCAAGGATGCGATCGCGTTCGCGATCCTCAGCGATTTCCTGACCGATCTGAACGCCCGCTACCGATCGGTTCTCCCGCACGTCAACGGAATGCGCGAGGAGCTTCGCGCCCTGGTCCATTCGTCGATCGAGATCGCCGGGGCACACCCGTACGCGACCGAGATCTACCAGAACGAGCGGGCCTATCACGGCCCCGACGCGCCCGCGGCGATCGCGACCGCGGTCCGGGAGGCGCACACCTTCTGGATCGCCGCCGCCACCAAGGCGAGCGCCTGCGGCGAACTGCGTGCCGGTCTCGATCCGGTCGAGTTCGCACGGATGCTCCGCGAGGGCGTGTGGTGGTCGATCCGCTATCACCGCGAACACCTGGACGAGCGACGTGACGAGGTCACCGATACCGTGCTGGCGGCCTTCGTCGACGGCGGCGCCGCGCCCGGCGCACGCACGGGCGCCCGGCCGGCGGCCGACGATCGGTCGATCGTCGATCGACTCGACCGTATCGAGCGTCGGCTGGAGAAACTGTCGGACTCCCTGCTGCACGAGCCGTAGGCGAATGCGCCGCAACCATTGACAGGCGCAGTGACACGGGACACACTATCGAGCAGTCGCTTGGCTGTGGCCAAGCGCTTGCTTGATTGGTGGTTGCCCTATGAGACATACCCGGATGCTGTGCTGGATCGCGACCGCCGCCGTGGCGCTCGCGGGCTGCGCCCAGGTCCACGAGCCGGTGGACGACTACATCGTCCTCGGCATGGACGAGGATTCGACCGGCCCGGGAGCGTCCTATTCGACGATCGCCGGTAGCACCGTCCGCGCGACGGTGGCCCGTATCAACGCCGCGGGCGGGATCAACGGCAAAGAGGTCCGGCTGGTCGTGGAGAACGACGAGAGCAGCCCGACGAACACCCCCTCTGTCATTCGAAAGCTGGTCGACCAGGGCGCCTCCGCGATAATCCTGTCGACGGGCAGCGGATCGGCGTTGCAGGCCAAACAGATCTCGCAATCCACCGGGATCGTCACCATCGCGCCCACAGCGCTCACCGACACCGTCGCCGGTCCCCCGGGCAACGAGTTCGCCTACATGGCCCCCAACCCCCTGGCCCAATACGCGGATGTCTATTGCGGGGCATTCGAGGCGCAGGGCCGGAAACGGCTCGGCGTGATAGCCGATTCCAGTCCCGCGATCTCCGGAATCCTCAATACTCTGGATCCCCGGCTCCGCAAGTGCATCGATATCGTCGGCACCCAGAAAGCCGCCGTGGACGCCGCCGATCTCACGGCCGGAGTGAGCAGACTGCTCGACAGCGATCCGGACGTGGTGCTCGTCGCGAGTGTCGGCGGCAACTTCGAGCTGCTCGCGCAGAACACCGTGCACCGGTTGGCGCCCGACCTGCAGCGCTTCTCGCTGGCCTCGATCGGAAACCAGCCCGCGTCCTGGAAACTCGCCCAGCCCGGCGCCCTCGACGGCCTCGTCTATATGGGCAGCCTCAGCGCGGACAACCGCCGGACCGCGGAACTGCAGAACTGGCTGCGAACCGTCAAAGGGCCCGGCTACTCACTGACGGCCTACGACGCGCAGGCCTACGACTCGGTGATGCTCCTCGCGCGGGCCATCGAGCTCGCGGGAACACACACCGATCCGCACCTGCTCAACCGGGCCATGCAGGAGATCCGCGATGTTCCGGCGAGTTTCGGTCAATCACCGCTGACCTTGTCGTTCTCACCCGATAAACACATCGCCCCGGACTCGGCCTGCGGTCTGGTGCTCATCGAGTTCGGCAGCGACAACACACCCGCCGGGCCCTGGTCGGAATACCAGCCGCAGTGCTCGAACAAGGGAGCGCAGCGATGAGCGACCCACAGCTGTGGCTTGCCGCGGCCGAGATCGGCTGCTTCTTCGCCCTGGTCGCCCTGTCGATCTATCTGGTCGTCGTGGGCGCTTCGTTCTTCAACTTCGCCGCCGGCCCGTACGCGATGGCCGCGGCCGTGCTCACCGGGTACGCGACCGCCCACTGGGGAGTGCCGGTCCTGGTCGGCGCGGCCCTGGGAGTCGCTGTCGCAGTGGGGATATCACTGCTGACCGAAGTCGTCGTGGTCCGGCCCGTGCAACGCCGGTCCGGCGGCGCGGAACTTCCCGCGCTGGTCGCCGTCACCGCCACGCTGTTCGCCATCCAGCAGCTCGCGGGCACGATCTTCGGCCGGACGCCGGTCTCGGTGGCCGCGCTGATCCCGCTGCCGGATTTCCGCGTCGGGTCGGTGGCGGTGCAGGGCACCACGGCCGCCATTGTCCTGGTCACCGCGGTCGTACTGTCCGCCACTGTGCTCTGGCTGCGGCTCACCGCCACCGGCCAGCTCTTGCGCGCGGTCGGTGACAACCACGAAGCCGCACGCATGATCGGCGTGAACGTCAACAGAGTCCGGCTGTGGGCATTCGGTCTCTCCGGAGCCATCGCCGCCCTCGCCGGAATCGTCTTCGCCGCCAAATCCGGCGCCCAGTTCACCAGCGGATTGTCCTGGACGCTCACCGGATTCATCGCCCTCGTCGTCGGCGGCACCGGAAAACCCTGGGCGCCTTTGATAGGCGGACTCCTGCTCGGCTGCGTCCAGGTGTTCGGCGCCTTCTATTTCGGCGCGACCGGCAGTTCGATCGCCATCTTCCTCATCGCCCTCGTGTTCTTCGCGTTCCGTCCCGAAGGCCTGTTCCAACGAAAGGTGCGTGTGTGATGGGTGCTGCCGCGATCACAACCACCAGACCTACCGCACGGGCGCTGCTCGCCGAACTGTCCACCTGCCTCGCGGTCGTCGTCGTGGTGTTGCTCTGGATGGGGCCCAGCCTGTACCGCCAGGACCTCGTCTTCCTCGCCGCCACCTACGCCCTGGTCGCGCTGGGCATGTACCTTCCGTTCGTGCTGGCCGGCTCACTGTCCATGGCCTACAGCGCCTATGCGGCCATCGGCGCGTACGCGGTCGCCTACCTCTCGGTGAAACAGGGCCTGTCACCGTGGTGGGGCTGGCTCGCCGGCATGCTGATCGCCGCCGCGGTCGCCCTCGTCATCGCCGTGGCGACCCGGAAACTGTCCGGGTTCTATCTCGCGGCCGTGACATTGCTCTTCGCGATCGCCTTCGAACATTGGCTGGGCGACGCCACCGCCGTCACCGGCGGTGCGTCGGGAATCTCCGCCATCCCGGTTCCGTCGCTGTTCGGCTGGGAACCGCCGCGCTACGCCCAGGTGGTGGCCGCGATCGTATTCGTCTGCGCGGTAGCGGTCCTGATCGACCGGCTCCGTCGCTCCGCCTGGGGCATCTCGCTCTCCGCCGCCCGCGAGAGCGCTCCCGCGGTGCAATCCGCCGGCATCTCCCCGACCCATCTGACAGTGGTGGCATTGGCGGTCGGCGCGGCGATCGCCTCCACCGGCGGCGCGCTGTTCACGGTATCGGTACAGGCGGTGACCCCGGAGACCTTCGGTCTGGACCTGGTGTTCCTCGCCATTTTCATGCCGATCATCGGTGGCCGCGGATCGGCCTGGGGCGCGCCGCTCGGTGCGCTGATCGTCGTGGCCGTCACCTTGAACATGCCCGGCTACCAGGGCTCGGGCGAGCTGCTGCTGGCCGTGGTCGTACTGGTCATCCTGCTGCTCGCACCCGGCGGAATCATCGGCTGGGCCCGCCGGATCTCCACCCGGCTCATACCGTCCCGGCCCCGAGACAGGAGGTGACCACGATGGCATCCACATCCTCCGCAGCCCTGCTGTCCGTGGCAGGAGTGACCAAGCACTACGGCGGCGTCACCGCCGTGGACAACGTCGGGTTCGAGCTACCGCCCGGCCGCGTGCTCGGATTGGTCGGCCCCAACGGTGCGGGAAAGACCACCCTGGTCGATTGCATCGTCGGCACCCAGTCCGCCAGCTCGGGCACGGTGCACGTCGAAGGCCGCGAACTGCGTTCCGGTCCGGCCCGGCGAGCCGGAGCGGGGCTCGCCCGCACCTTCCAGCACCCACAACTGGCACTGGAACTGACACCCGTCGAGAACATCGTGCCCGGTATCGTCGGCCGGTCGATCGGTTCCTACGGCGCCGCACTACTGGCTCTCCTGCGCGGCCTCGCGGGTACACCGCACGCGGTACTCGACCAGGCGAGGGCGGTCGCCGAGGAGTACGGCGTCACCACCGAGCCGGTACCCACCGGCAGCCTCGGCCTCGGATCGCAGCGTCTGGTCGAGATCGCCCGCGCCATGGCAGCCGAACCCCGGGTGCTGCTGCTGGACGAGCCGTTCGCCGGATCCGATACCGACGGGATCGCGCGAATCTCACACGCCGTGCACAAGGTCCGCGACTCGGGACGGTCGGTCGTCCTGGTCGATCACAATGTCGATCTGATCGCCGAACTCGCCGATTCGGTGGTGTTGCTGGCGGACGGCCGGGTGGCCTTCACCGGAACCCCGCAGGACTGTATGCGCAGCGCGGAAATGCAGTCCGTCTACTTCGGCACCGCATCCCCTGAGGAGGCCCGATGATCACCACCCACGGGATCACGGTCAGCTACGGCAACGCCGTCGCGGTCCGGGACGTCACGCTGCGCGCGGGCTCGGGCGAGGTCACCGCGCTGGTGGGGCCGAACGGCGCCGGTAAGTCGAGCCTGCTCTCCGCGCTGTTCGGCAGTACTCCGGCACGCGGCGCCGTCACCCTCGACGACACCGAGCTCAGCGGTGCGCCCGCCCAGCAGCGGCTGCGCGCCGGAGTCGCTTTCGTCCCTCAGGGCCGGCAATTGTTCGGGCGCTTGACGGTACGGGAGAACCTCGAGATCGGGGCACGACTGCTGGGCGCCCGCAACGACGTCCTCGACACGGCCTTCGACCGGTTCCCGATCCTGCGGACCCGGTCGAAACAGCTCGCCGGCGTCCTCTCCGGCGGCGAACAGCAGATGCTGGTGCTCGCCCGCGCCCTGCTGGTCGCACCGCGGGTGCTCCTGCTCGACGAGATGACCACCGCGCTGTCGCCGAAGATCTCCGGGGAGCTGCTCGACCACGTTCGCGAGCTGGCGGACACCGGGATCACGGTCGTGGTCGCCGAACCGGCTTTGCACCGTGTCTCCCGCATCGTCGACCGCGGGTACGTCATGATCCGTGGCACCCTCTCCGAGCCGAAGGAGAACGCCGCCGACCTCGATACCGCCTACCGTGCCGCCATGGGCATGCTGGAGGAAGCCCTGTGATGAAACCGGCCCGCCGCGCCGATATCGCCGACACCCCCGGATTCACCGCCGACCCGGACGCGTTCACCGACTACTCGGTGAGCGACCTGGTTCGGCACTGGGCCCGCAGCCGGGCGGACGAACCCGCGTACATCAGCCCGGCCGGGACCACCACCTGGGCCGAATACGACCGCATCGCCGACAGCGTCTGCGCGGCGCTGCTCTCCCTGGGGAACACTCCGGCCGCCACCGTCTACCTGCCCGACACCGTGGAGTTCCACGCCGCGCTGGTCGGGGCGTACCGCGCCGGGGTGCTCGCCGTCGCGGTCGGGGCGCGCTCCGGACCGGCGGAAGTCGCTCATCTGATGTCGGCGTCCGGTTCCACCGTGCTCGTGACCACCAGCGACAACCGCGGGCGACCGGTGTCCGATCTGGTGCGCGAATTGCAGGCACGCGACGCGACCCCGGCAGCGCTGGTCCTCGTCGACGGCGCGGAGATCACCATCGACGGCGACGCGGCCTGGGCGACCGGGCGCCCCGCAGTTCCGGCGGAGTTCTCCGTGGACGACGTGTGCCTCCTCAACAGCACGTCGGGCACGACCGGGCGGCCGAAGCTGGTCAAGCAGACCCAGCGGCGGTGGAACTCCTTCGCGGCGGTGGCCTGCCGCAACGCCGCCATGCACGCACAGGAGGTCGTCGCCGCGTTCGTCCCCGCGCCCTTCGGGTTCGGGCTGTGGACCTCGCATTTCCTGCCGGCGCTCCTCGGCCGGCCGGCCCTGGTGATGGACAGATTCGATCCCGTGATCGCAATCGATCTGATGGCCCGCCACCACGCCACCGTGCTGGCCTGTGTGAGCACCCAGTTCCGGATGATGCTGCAGACACCGGACAGCACACCGGCCCGAGCGAGCACGCTGCGAGTCATGTTCACCGGCGGCGAGGCCGTGCCCTACGCCGAGGCCAAACGTTTCGAGGAAGCCACCGGCGCGCTGGTCCTCCAGTTCTACGGTTCCAACGAGACCGGGGCGGCGAGCGCCACCACGGTCGACGATGACGACGAGACCCGGCTGGGCACCAGCGGCCGCCTCATCCCGGAGATGAACGTCCGGGTCCTCGACGACGGCACGAACGAAGGCGGCCCCGGCGTCCGGCGTGGACAGCCCGCGGTGCGCGGACCGCTCATATCGCCCGGTTACTGGAACGACGAGGCCGCGAACGCCGAACTGTTCACCGACGACGGCTGGATCCTCCTCGGTGACATCGTGGAAGTCGACGAATCCGATCGACTGCGAGTAGTGGGGCGGCTGGCGGACCTGATCATTCGCGGCGGCAAGAACATCTCCGCACTCGAAGTGGAGGACTTCGTTCGCGAGCACCCTGCGGTGGAAATGGTCGCGGCGGTCGGCGTGCCCGATCCTATATTCGGCGAACGACTGTGTGCCGCGGTGACATTGACTCCAGGAACCGACCATTTGACGCTCGACGAGCTGAATTCGTGGCTTCGCGAAGCCGGAATCACCCGCGAATACCTACCGGAACGACTGCGAGTGTTCGAGAATATGCCGTTGGCCCCCGGCGGAAAGATCGCCAAAGCCCGGGTACGGCAGTTGATCGAGACGAACACGGGAGATGACCATGCCTGACGGCGTAGCCGACCTCACCGGCCGCACGGCAATCGTCACGGGCGCCGCGCGAGGACAGGGTCGCGCGGTCGCGCGGTCGCTCGCCCGACGCGGCGCCACCGTGTGGATCGCCGACTTGTGCGCGCCCAGCGATACAGCCCCTTATCCGCTGGCGACCAGCGACGATCTCGCCGAGACAGCCCGCCTGATCGAGAGCGACGGCGGCGACTGCCACCCATCCGTACTGGACGTCCGGGACGCCACGTCCGTCACCGCGTTCGCCGACGCGGTCGCCGCACGCGCGGGCGGCATCGACATTCTCGTAACGTGCGCCGGAATCGTCGGATTCGCGCCGGCCGCCGAACTCTCCGACGCAATGTGGGCCGATATGCTGGCCACGAATCTGACCGGGACGTTCCACTGCATCCGGGCCGTCCTACCCCATATGGCCGCCACCGAGTCGGGCCGGATCGTGGCGATCTCATCGATGAGCGGCAGACAGGGAACTCCGAATCTCGCCCACTACTCGGCGTCGAAATGGGGTGTGATCGGTCTGGTCAAATCCGTCGCTCTCGAATACGCGGAAAGCGGCGTGACCGCGAACGTCGTCTGCCCTACCAATGTGGATACCCCGATGCTGCACAACCCGGCGTTGTACTCATTGTTCGCACCCGATCTCGACCACCCCGAAAGAATAGACGTCGAAGACCGATACGCCCGGATGAGCCCCATGCGGATCCCGTGGTGCCCACCGGAGGCGATCGCCGACGCGGTCGATTATCTGGTCGGCGAATCCGGCCGCTACACAACCGGATCGGTACTCGACGTGGGGCTCGGGGCGACTGCCCGGATGCCGTGAGAGCCGGCGCGGATCAGAACTCCACTAGCGAATCGCTTTCGCTGACATAGGCTTCCGCAGGACGGATCGGCGATTCGAATCCCCATCGGGCCCGGTAGGAGGAGAATCCCGCTCCTGGATCCGGCCCGCCGCCGCGGCGACGGCATCGGCCCCGGCGGCCGAATGATGTACTCTCCCCGCGCGATACCCAACATTGGGAAGTTCCTGATCCGCCCCGGCCGAATCCGCCGGGCTAAATTCACCGACATGTCAATTCCCGTGTGTTGCGCGGCGCCGACCGACCCGATGCGTCGACCGGACGCACGCGGACCGTCTTCGGCCCGCGCGGCTGCCGGGTCGTGCCCCCAACACCGAAACCTGGTCCCGAGCACCCGATGGAGACGGGTGTGCTGGTTCGCATAGACCGATGTCACTCCGACGACCGAGCGCACCCTCGGTCGAGAACATCTCTTCGACAAGGCGAACACCGGCGGAATATCGGTTGCCGGACCGATATGCCCACCGGTGAACCGCGGACCACGGGCACGGCATCGCCGGCCCGGGTGATATCCGCCGCCGACAGCGACGCCCCGCTCGCAGACTTCGACACCCTCCGGCGCGACACATCCCGCCGGATCCTCCGCAACCGGCGCGACGATGCGAAACCCCGCGGATAAATCTTCCTTCGGCGCATGCCCGAACTCCGATATTCCCGCAGCACAGCCCATTAGGCGTCCCGTCCACGCGCAGGCCGGATCCTCGATCAGAGGCCGGGCTCTCATCGCCCTGGACGACGGCCACACCCCAGTGCTCGAAGCCATCCACGCTCACTCCGCCGCTCGGGCGGGTGGCGACCGTCTCGTCGATTCCGATGATGGACTGCCGCAATCGCTCCCGGCCGATACGGCGGCGGTCCCGGTGGGCGCCCGGCATGGAGAGGTCCTGAAGTGAATCTGGGGCTTCCGGAGGGCATTCCGCCGTGGATCGTCGAGGTGGTCGCAGGCCAGGTCCCCGAGTGCAAAGCGGAGGGTCTGCGTCGGTGCGGAGATCACCATTCGGCGGCGGGGAGTGGACTCTCGGAGTTGGCCGATGAGCTCGAGAGGGTCGCGCGCGAGCAGTTGCCGGGTGTGCTCGAGGGGGCGGCCGGGGACACGGTCGCCGAGCAGATCGCGGCGAACATCGCCGATATGCGGTCGGTGGCCAAGGGTCTGGACGATCTGGCGCGCAAGGCCTATGAGACCGCCATGGTGCTGGAGTTCCAGCAATTGCTGGCCTACGGGATCATCATCACGCTGGCGCTGCAGGTGGCGGCGTCGCTGGCATTGTTCGCCGCGGGCGGGTCGGTGCTGATCTACGCGCAGCGGCTCGCGGCCAGGGAGGCCGCGGTGATGGGGTGGCGCGGCATGCTGCTCCAGTTGGCGCAGCTGCTGGCCAGGTTGGTGGTGCGATTCCCGAGGTTGTCGGCGACAGTGGGTGCGGCCGTGCTCGGCATGGGGATCGGGGGCGGCGTCAACCTGGGTGCGCAGCAGATCCAGATCGCGTGGGGGCACCGGAAGAAAACCAACTGGAAGGACGTCGGGGTCGCGACTGCCGCGGCCGCCGCGGGCGCCATGGTCGGTGCTCCGGTGGGGCGGATCCTGGCGTCGACGGTGCTGCGGCGCACGGTGAATGTGGCGTCGACGCGGACTGCGCGGATGAGCGGGCAGGTGCTGGCGACGCTGGCCGCGGGCGCCGGGGGTGGCATATCGGGCGGGGTTGCCGGTGGGGTCACCGCCTGGGCGGTCACCGGTGGTGAACTGCGGGGCAAGGATCTGCTCAGTATGGGGATCACGGGGGCGGGGTCCGGTCTGGTCACCTCGGTGGGGTCGTCGTTGAACGCCGCGCGGGCCGCGTCCCGGTCCGGACCGGTATTCGCCGACTCCGGCGCGGGGGCCGCGCCTCCCGACATCAGATCCGTGCACCCGCACGATCCGGTCATCGGCGACGCGGGCAACCCTCAGCAGACTTCGGCCCCGGTGGGGCAAACGGGACGGCCGGGGCGGTCGGTGACCGCGGCCGGAGACGGTCACGCGGTCCCGCCCAGGGACCTGTCGAGCACGGATATGGCACACGGACAAGAGGTTCCCCCCGAGCTCGTCGGGGATATCAATCAGATCTATGACGACGCCAGAGCCAAGCTCGACCCCGCGAAATTCGCCGAAGGCGGCCCCCGGCAGGCCGCGGAGAACTATCTCGCCGAGCCACGCGGCGTGCCCCGCCACCCCGGCCAGGAGCTACCCCCCGCCAGCGGCTCCGGCTCGAAAGATTCCGGGCCACAATCCAATTCGCCCACGGGGAATCGAGGTCCGGGGGCACCTCACACCGCCGCACCGGCAACACCCCACCTCGCACCCGCCGGCGCCTCGGCCGCGCCCGAGGCCCGGCCGGTGCGTGTGATCTCCTCGACATCGGCCGGACCCGACGCCCCGGGCCCGCGCGTCTCGGCCACACCCGACACCCCGCCCCCCATGATCTCGGCGGACCCGACCGCCGCCCCGCCTCACTCGGGAGTCGCCGACGGATCCGGGCCGACCGCGCTCGCCGACGCCCCCGCCGTAACGGCGCCCGACACCACACCCGCACCCGACCAATTCACCCCCGCGGCACACGACGGCGGCGCTCTCGCTCCCACCGCCGATCACGCGGTCACCGGCGCCGGTGACCCACCCACCGGCAATCACCCCGACCTCACCGGCGGCGTGCCACCGCAGACCGGGGACGGCTCACACCCCTCCGGCCTCATCACCTACGACCGCGGCCCCGGGGAAATGAACTGCGCCCCCGAAGCGGTGGCCCGCACCAAGGACTACGTAGACCAACACGACGTTCAATGGGGCGGCGACCCCACCGCGATCGTCGACGACGCCGCGGTCGCCGGCGTCGACGCCGGGTCCTACGCCAAAGCCGTCGGCGGCGACTTCAAACCCGGCGGGTGGCGCACACCGCGCGAACTCGTCGAAGAGGTCGCGAACAACGGCGGACACAACGCTTTCGCCTTCCAATTCGAGCACGGCGCACACGCCGGAACCGTCACCCAGACCAAACCCGGCCACGTCGTGATCTCCGAACGGCTCACCAGGGTGGTCACCGGCCCCGACGGCGAGATCAAACGCGTCGTGATCGACCGCGAGACCTATTCCGAAGGAAGAGTCCTCGAATACGACGTCGACTCGGCAGGCAACCGGACCGACAGGGTCAGCACCCGCGAAAACCCCGACGCCCTCGAGAACTTCTACGACCAACTGCCCCGGACCAAGATCGTCAACGGCGTCTACTTCACCGACGGATTGCCGAAGTTCCAACTCCACAACGGCGAGACCGGCGGCATGATCGGTATCGACGTCCCCTGGGACAACCTCGGCAACCGAGTCGACGGCGGCACCGCACTCCTGGACCGTCCCGCCAACGCACCGCCCGCCCCCGAAACCTCGCTCAGCCCCGCCGAACACGCCGCGTTCGCCGACCTCGCCCATGCCTTCGACCTCCCCTCGGCGCCCACACCGGACAACGCGCCGCCGGTGACCGCGGCCCAGCAGCCGGAGACCGCAACCGCAGTCCCCAACGCGACCGAAACGGTCACCTCGAGCCCCACTGTTGCGGAACCAACCGCTCACGCCGCCCCCACTCACACAACGGAACCCCCCACAGCGCCGCCGCGATCGACTCCTGAGAACACTCCGGGATCGACCACCACGCCGAACAACGGCGCACACCAAGAGGTTACGGCCACACCGCAGTCCGAACCCGGCCTCCCGCCGAACACGGCGAACGCCCACGTATCGGCCATCGCGCCGGAGCCCGGTGC
This genomic window contains:
- a CDS encoding class I adenylate-forming enzyme family protein, which translates into the protein MKPARRADIADTPGFTADPDAFTDYSVSDLVRHWARSRADEPAYISPAGTTTWAEYDRIADSVCAALLSLGNTPAATVYLPDTVEFHAALVGAYRAGVLAVAVGARSGPAEVAHLMSASGSTVLVTTSDNRGRPVSDLVRELQARDATPAALVLVDGAEITIDGDAAWATGRPAVPAEFSVDDVCLLNSTSGTTGRPKLVKQTQRRWNSFAAVACRNAAMHAQEVVAAFVPAPFGFGLWTSHFLPALLGRPALVMDRFDPVIAIDLMARHHATVLACVSTQFRMMLQTPDSTPARASTLRVMFTGGEAVPYAEAKRFEEATGALVLQFYGSNETGAASATTVDDDDETRLGTSGRLIPEMNVRVLDDGTNEGGPGVRRGQPAVRGPLISPGYWNDEAANAELFTDDGWILLGDIVEVDESDRLRVVGRLADLIIRGGKNISALEVEDFVREHPAVEMVAAVGVPDPIFGERLCAAVTLTPGTDHLTLDELNSWLREAGITREYLPERLRVFENMPLAPGGKIAKARVRQLIETNTGDDHA
- a CDS encoding mycofactocin-coupled SDR family oxidoreductase → MPDGVADLTGRTAIVTGAARGQGRAVARSLARRGATVWIADLCAPSDTAPYPLATSDDLAETARLIESDGGDCHPSVLDVRDATSVTAFADAVAARAGGIDILVTCAGIVGFAPAAELSDAMWADMLATNLTGTFHCIRAVLPHMAATESGRIVAISSMSGRQGTPNLAHYSASKWGVIGLVKSVALEYAESGVTANVVCPTNVDTPMLHNPALYSLFAPDLDHPERIDVEDRYARMSPMRIPWCPPEAIADAVDYLVGESGRYTTGSVLDVGLGATARMP